The following proteins are co-located in the Pochonia chlamydosporia 170 chromosome 6, whole genome shotgun sequence genome:
- a CDS encoding RNA polymerase Rpb7-like domain-containing protein (similar to Metarhizium robertsii ARSEF 23 XP_007823414.2), with protein MFFLYNMERRVTLHPSYFGRNMHELVTSKLLKDVEGTCAGSYYIISIMDTFDISEGRILPGNGLAEFTVGYRAVVWRPFKGETVDAVVYSINPQGFFAQAGPLRLFVSAHLIPSEIKWDPNATPPQFTNNEDTVIEPGTHVRVKIIGTRTEVGEMWAIGSIKEDYLGCLQD; from the exons ATGTTCTTCCTCTACAATATGGAACGCAGGGTGACCCTGCATCCATCCTACTTTGGCCGCAACATGCACGAACTTGTCACCAGCAAGCTGCTAAAGGATGTCGAGGGCACTTGCGCTGGAAGCTACTacatcatttccatcatgGACACGTTCGATATATCCGAAGGGCGCATCCTTCCTGGCAACGGCTTGGCAGAATTCACCGTCGGCTACCGTGCTGTCGTCTGGCGACCATTCAAGGGCGAGACG GTCGATGCCGTTGTGTATTCCATCAACCCTCAAGGTTTCTTCGCGCAGGCTGGCCCACTGCGACTATTCGTTTCGGCACAT CTAATACCAAGCGAAATTAAGTGGGATCCCAATGCCACACCGCCTCAATTTACCAATAACGAAGACACGGTCATTGAGCCCGGGACGCACGTGCGCGTCAAGATCATTGGAACAAGAACAGAAGTTGGCGAAATGTGGGCCATTGGAAGCATCAAGGAAGATTACTTGGG CTGCCTTCAAGACTAA
- a CDS encoding HpcH/HpaI aldolase/citrate lyase family protein (similar to Metarhizium robertsii ARSEF 23 XP_007823415.1) has translation MEAGNRLKTAFSQGKQSMGMWQMIPGANVSRLLARSGVDWVMVDCEHGNIDDGAMHDAVPAIAALGVTPLVRLPDVQSWMVKRALDAGAHGILVPLLRSADQARELVQAAKFPPWGKRGFGSPIAPERFNPVPSFTEYLQQANDALLTMVQIETQEALNEVEEIAAVKGIDVLFIGPFDLGNNIGHPILDGVMAPELKEAIARILAACRNAGKKCGMYATSGEQAKLFADQGFDMISVSADYTALEYVLKQQFSASQGGPTPEKKGSY, from the exons ATGGAGGCGGGCAACAGGCTCAAGACGGCGTTTTCTCAGGGCAAGCAGTCCATGGGCATGTGGCAGATGATCCCGGGAGCAAATGTGTCGAGATTGCTGGCGAGATCTGGCGTAGATTGGGTGATGGTCGACTGTGAGCATGGCAATATAGATG ATGGTGCCATGCATGATGCGGTGCCAGCAATTGCGGCATTGGGTGTAACACCGCTTGTGAGATTGCCGGATGTGCAATCTTGGATGGTTAAGC GTGCATTGGACGCTGGCGCTCATGGT ATTCTCGTCCCGCTACTTCGCTCCGCAGACCAAGCCAGAGAGCTCGTGCAAGCTGCCAAATTCCCACCATGGGGCAAGCGAGGATTTGGGTCTCCCATCGCACCGGAACGCTTCAACCCCGTGCCTTCATTTACAGAGTATCTGCAGCAGGCAAACGATGCTCTCTTGACAATGGTGCAGATTGAAACACAAGAGGCGTTGAACGAAGTAGAAGAAATTGCTGCCGTAAAGGGCATTGACGTCCTCTTCATTGGGCCATTTGATCTTG GTAACAACATCGGTCACCCCATTCTAGACGGCGTCATGGCCCCCGAGCTAAAGGAAGCTATTGCCAGAATCCTCGCGGCTTGTCGCAACGCCGGCAAGAAGTGCGGCATGTACGCTACGAGTGGCGAGCAAGCCAAGCTCTTTGCTGACCAGGGGTTCGACATGATTAGCGTGTCTGCCGACTATACTGCGTTGGAGTACGTTTTGAAGCAGCAATTCAGTGCTTCTCAGGGCGGTCCTAcaccagagaagaagggaTCGTATTAG
- a CDS encoding MFS transporter family protein (similar to Neosartorya fischeri NRRL 181 XP_001260999.1), with the protein MPSQAHLTRPELQGRRHWSGISILSKRSFRSFTSSFEADDERSSTSGNMSSHSSDSDLRRLGAPYYSGHDARPTSSKELLGWYMYGFAAEVYVVCGIGSFIPILLETLARENGVLVSDPTKPCGSSDSKGGDDGQCVVYVLGLEINTASFAMYTFSVSVLLQALLVVSISCAADHGHYRKKLLLTFAWLGAFCVMCYIFISKETYILGAILTILSNTSFGASFVLLNSFLPLLVRNHPEVINARRGISPDLADSALESRALDESVGTLEDDGADPTSPLLPNDDPTSSFRLRRIPTHEELTSTELQLSSRMSAKGMGIGYIAALFLQCLSIGILLAMKNTTWSQRVVLFVIGTWWAVFTVPSAMWLRPRPGPPLVSTGRKGAFGWIPYLTYAWKSLFRTVQQARRLADIMLFLAGWFLLSDAIATTSSTAILFAKTQLHMRPWALGMINVITTMSGILGAFGWPWVSRALGLKAHQTILVCIALFELIPLYGLMGYLPFVKHWGVIGLQQPWEMYPLAAIYGLVMGGLSSYCRSLYGELIPPGSEAAFYALYAITDKGSSVFGPTIVGAIIDRTGSIRPAFWFLGALVGLPAPLIWLIDVERGKKEGEKLVAKIEGSEVCVSQEAHLVDNDEDA; encoded by the exons ATGCCCTCGCAAGCCCACCTCACCCGCCCAGAGCTCCAGGGTCGTCGACATTGGTCGGGTATATCAATTCTTTCGAAGCGATCCTTTCGCTCCTTTACATCTTCTTTCGAGGCTGATGACGAGCGATCCTCGACCTCCGGCAACATGAGCTCACACAGCAGTGACAGCGATCTGCGCCGTCTCGGCGCGCCTTACTACTCGGGTCACGATGCGCGGCCGACTAGCAGCAAAGAACTGCTTGGTTGGTACATGTACGGTTTTGCGGCCGAAGTTTATGTAGTGTGTGGAATCG GTTCATTCATCCCCATTCTTCTCGAAACCTTGGCACGAGAAAACGGTGTACTCGTTTCAGACCCTACGAAGCCATGCGGATCGAGCGACAGCAAAGGCGGAGATGACGGACAGTGCGTCGTCTATGTCTTGGGCCTCGAAATCAACACCGCAAGCTTTGCGATGTACACTTTTTCTGTCAGCGTCCTACTACAAGCGCTTCTGGTAGTGAGTATCAGTTGCGCTGCCGATCATGGACATTACAGAAAGAAACTTCTCTTGACgtttgcttggcttggcgctTTCTGCGTCATGTGTtacatcttcatcagcaaAGAGACATACATCCTTGGTGCAATTCTCACTATTCTCTCCAACACGTCGTTTGGCGCATCCTTTGTGCTTTTGAACTCTTTCTTGCCTCTGTTGGTACGAAATCACCCCGAAGTCATTAATGCTCGGCGTGGTAtatcaccagacttggcggATTCTGCGTTGGAGTCTCGAGCACTGGATGAGTCGGTCGGCACtctggaggatgatggtgctgatCCAACTTCGCCGCTGCTGCCGAACGATGACCCTACCTCTAGTTTTCGGCTTCGTAGGATACCAACGCATGAAGAACTTACCTCAACAGAGCTTCAGCTGTCCTCTCGCATGTCTGCGAAGGGCATGGGCATTGGTTACATTGCTGCCCTCTTTCTGCAATGCCTATCCATTGGCATTTTACTTGCCATGAAAAACACAACATGGTCTCAGAGAGTAGTTCTCTTCGTCATTGGAACCTGGTGGGCAGTGTTTACTGTCCCGTCAGCCATGTGGCTACGACCCAGGCCTGGACCACCCTTGGTGAGCACTGGGCGGAAGGGCGCTTTCGGTTGGATACCATATTTGACGTATGCTTGGAAGTCTCTTTTCCGAACCGTTCAGCAAGCCAGACGTCTGGCGGACATCATGCTGTTCCTTGCTGGTTGGTTCCTACTTTCCGATGCCATCGCGACGACATCCAGCACCGCCATTTTATTCGCCAAGACACAATTGCACATGCGCCCATGGGCACTGGGCATGATTAACGTTATAACAACTATGTCAGGAATACTCGGTGCCTTTGGTTGGCCCTGGGTTTCTCGGGCTTTGGGCTTGAAAGCTCATCAGACGATCCTGGTCTGCATCGCTCTTTTTGAACTCATTCCTTTGTATGGATTAATGGGGTACCTCCCATTTGTGAAACACTGGGGCGTTATCGGTCTCCAACAACCGTGGGAGATGTATCCATTGGCCGCCATATACGGCCTTGTCATGGGCGGTCTAAGTAGTTATTGCCGTTCACTCTATGGAGAGCTGATACCCCCTGGGTCCGAGGCTGCATTCTACGCTCTGTACGCCATTACAGACAAGGGATCCAGCGTCTTTGGCCCAACCATAGTTGGGGCAATCATCGACAGGACCGGCAGTATCCGTCCAGCATTTTGGTTCTTGGGAGCATTGGTTGGCCTACCAGCACCGTTAATTTGGCTGATTGATGTTGAGAGGGGAAAGAAGGAAGGCGAGAAGCTTGTCGCCAAGATTGAGGGCTCTGAGGTGTGCGTGTCGCAAGAGGCGCATTTGGTGGACAACGACGAGGACGCGTAG
- a CDS encoding CHORD domain-containing protein, whose translation MATAQKCVHQGCGKTYTDPTEKCEYHPGPPIFHEGQKGWKCCKPRVLTFDEFMTIPPCTTGTHSTTDVPPPVEEKPKEDDDSLAKKIEALTASAPTRVPIQPAQSAPTPPPPPPETEDDDPSLEIPDGTTCRRRTCEQKYKTGSSREGETCVHHPGVPIFHEGSKGYSCCKRRVLEFDQFMKIEGCKTKDRHLFIGSGKKEKEKAGSGGEEILTTVRHDFYQTAANVIAAFFLKKINKESAKVEFQEKQLVLDLVTTDSPPKRYTADVPLYGPIDPVKSSFKILGTKLEVVLVKANGASWPVLRGDEALTGEILQIGRAGRA comes from the exons ATGGCTACGGCGCAGAAATGTGTCCACCAGGGCTGTGGCAAGACCTACACTGATCCGACGGAGAAGTGCGAATATCATCCCGGTCCTCCAATCTTTCACGAGGGCCAAAAAG GATGGAAATGCTGCAAGCCCCGCGTCCTCACCTTTGACGAATTCATGACCATCCCACCCTGCACAACCGGGACCCATTCCACAACCGACGTCCCTCCTCCCGTGGAAGAAAAGCccaaagaagacgacgactcactcgccaagaagattgaagcCCTCACAGCTTCAGCCCCAACCCGTGTTCCCATACAGCCCGCTCAATCAGCGCCGACGCCGCCCCCGCCTCCCCCCGAAACAGAAGACGATGACCCAAGCTTAGAAATCCCCGACGGAACGACCTGTCGCCGGCGAACATGCGAACAGAAGTACAAAACGGGCAGCTCACGAGAGGGAGAGACGTGCGTTCATCACCCCGGTGTGCCGATCTTCCACGAAGGCAGCAAGGGGTACTCGTGCTGCAAGAGGCGAGTCTTGGAGTTTGACCAGTTTATGAAGATTGAAGGCTGCAAGACCAAGGATAGGCATTTATTCATTGGCAgtggcaagaaggagaaggagaaggcggGATCGGGCGGAGAGGAAATTTTGACTACAGTCAG ACACGATTTTTACCAGACAGCCGCGAATGTCATTGCGGCTTTCTTCCTCAAGAAGATCAACAAGGAGAGCGCCAAGGTTGAGTTTCAAGAAAAGCAGCTGGTTCTCGATTTGGTCACGACTGATTCCCCGCCAAAGCGGTACACCGCTGATGTGCCGCTCTATGGACCGATTGACCCAGTCAAGTCGTCGTTTAAGATTCTCGGTACGAAGTTGGAAGTGGTTTTGGTAAAGGCAAATGGGGCGTCATGGCCGGTCCTTAGGGGGGATGAGGCTTTGACGGGGGAGATTTTGCAAATTGGACGAGCGGGAAGAGCGTAG
- a CDS encoding glutaredoxin domain-containing protein (similar to Metarhizium acridum CQMa 102 XP_007810487.1) has product MFVTQRLLQACRITLFSRDNCGLCTQAKGVLSDVWDKRPFAYKEVNLALPESNSWRELYDFDIPVIHISKANAPEEQVSAATKAVKLMHRFTIQQVEEKMDQVEKK; this is encoded by the exons ATGTTTGTTACTCAACGCCTGCTTCAGGCATGCAGAATCACACTTTTCAGTCGCGACAATTGCGGCCTCTGCACCCAAGCCAAAGGCGTCTTATCCGATGTATGGGACAAGCGACCCTTTGCGTACAAGGAAGTGAACCTAGCCTTACCGGAGTCCAATTCCTGGAGAGAGCTTTACGACTTTGATATCCCAGTG ATACACATCAGCAAGGCCAATGCCCCCGAGGAGCAAGTCAGTGCAGCAACTAAAGCCGTCAAATTAATGCACCGGTTCACCATCCAACAAGTAGAAGAAAAGATGGACCAAGTCGAAAAGAAGTGA